The genomic stretch CCCGATCCTGTGCATGCCGAATTCTTCTTCGGCCTCTATTTCGCGATGACGTCGCTGCATGCAGTGCATCTCATTGGCGGCATCGTCGTCATCGCAGGCATGCTGGTGATGTGGTCGAGCGCGACGCAGTCCAGTCGGCTTCGCCGCGTGCGGGCGATCGGCCTTTACTGGCATTTCGTCGACATCGTCTGGGTGTTCCTGTTCCCCGTTCTCTACCTGAGCAACCGATGAGCGACATTCGCAAGCTCACCATCGCCTATTCCGGACTCCTGGCCTTGCTGGGTCTGACGGTCGGCTCATCATTCCTCGACCTTGGTGGTTTGAACTCCGCGCTCAACTTGGTGATCGCTGCTGGCAAGGCCGCGATTATCGCCGTTCTGTTCATGCAACTGACCGGTGAGGGCATCTTGCCGCGGCTGGCGGTTGCGGCGACAGGCTTGTGGTTGGCCGTTCTGTTCGGACTGACGTTGATCGGACGATGAGGATGGGACATAGTAGGCTTCTTGTTGAAGAAGCCTGTGATGCTCCGCAACTGCCGAACCTAACTCAAGGCGGGCGCGACAACCGTTGTTGATCTTACCGCAACCGCAGAAATCCTCCCGCCGAGCGGGTTCGTTCATCGGCCCAACTGCGGCCATTCGTGAACTTTCTTCGATTGACGCACCCGGCAAATTCACGACACGCAACTTCATGTTGCACCGTTAGGTCAGGCGGCTTTGCGGTTCTGCCCCTTGGTAAGCAACGCGGTGATGAACTTGTCCCACTTCTTCATGCCGGCGCGCTTTTCCGGCATGTAGTTCCATCTGTCGTAATTCTTCGAGCTGACATCATGCAGGGCATGGTTCTGGATGCGGTCGCGGATTTCCTTCGTCACCCCGGCTTTGCCGGCGAGTGTCTTCCAAGTTCGCCGCAAATCCCGATTGGTCACCACCGGGATAACGCCACGCTCGCGCTGCCTCCAGATGAAGCTGTATAGGGTGTTGTGGCTGACCGGTACGGACGGGTCGTTCGCTGATGGAAAGAACCACCCAAATTTGTTCGGCTTGAGGGAATTGATCAACTCGGCGGCCAGCGCGGGAACGGGTATCGCGTGCGGCCGGCTGTTCTTCGTCTTCGACCAGTCGATGATTTCTTCGGCGGCATCCCACTGATCGACGTGCAGTCGGGCAATCTCCTCGACACGTTGTCCAGTCAGCATGAGGATGCGGATGGCGCGGGGGTACGGCGGATGCACGGGAGTGTCGGGGCATTCGAGCCAGCGATAGAGCCGCACATATTCGTCCTCATCCAGCCAGCGGGTGCCGACATTCTTTGGTTCGGTCGGGATGCCCGCCGCCGGATTATAGGCAAGCCGGAAGCGGCGAGGGGAACTGTTCCGATAGTCATGCTCGGACTTCATGCCCCAGCTGTAGGCGGAACGGACATAGCTTCGGACGTGATCCGCCATGACCCGGGCACCGCGCTCGTAGATAGGGCGGATGACGTTGGCCACTTCATCGGGTTCGATCTCGCGCGCTAGCCGATTGCGCCCGAGTGTGTCGGCAACCTTGTTTAGTCCCTTCTCGGCTTCCTTCCAGGAGGACTTGCCGTTCTCCCTGAGGTTCTCGACATAGGCCTCGAAGAGATCGCCGACGGTCCCGGGCCGGGTATCCGTGGCGATCTTGATGCTTCGGCCTTTCTGGATGAGATTGGCGAAGTCGCGCTGGAAGAGTTCGCGCGCTCCAGCCAGAGAGGTCGATGGATAGGAACCGATCTTCTTTTTCGTCCGTTTGCCGTCGCTCCACTGCTGGGCCATCCACTCTGCTGTCACTCGCGTCGGCATGGCCTTCAAAACCAGCACCAGCCGACCCGTGCCGCGACCTTCGCCATCGGCGAGGTCCGCCTGCTTGCCTGACTTCTCGACCTGTTTGATTGCTCGCCGAATGGCTCCGTCAGTGAGGCTGGGCATGGCTGGACTCGTGCAGATTTGGGGGCGGTATGGGCCCGCTAATTGGTGACGGTAAGGCGTTCGGTCGCCGAAAACCGCCTCCAATATGCCAAAAACTGCCCCCTGTACGCAAGACCAAAAAAGATCAATGATTCAATGTGATTGAGCGGGATTGTTCGTGACGTTTGGAGGGCGAAATGGATGGTTGTGGATCAGGATGATCGCGGTGGCCGAGAGTTCGAGTGCCCGCTTGACCACTTCCCGGGGATAGACGGGCGTATGGTCGACAGTGCCGGTCTGTTGCACCTCGTCGGCGATCAGCCGTTCTTCTTGTCAAGGAACAGGATGCGGAACTGCGGTCTTATGTAGCAAACGCACCAACTTCTCGCACGACCTAAAGGGTGGGTTCCCATAAAATCCGGGGATGCCAAGAGTTGCCCCTATCGTCCGCTCCACCCGATACGAACACGCCATCAACACGCTGATGGCGAAGCGATCCGAGATATCCGGCGCAATCCGGTTCAAAGGCGCGGATCTGGCTCACCAGCTACAGCACATAGACGCGGTGCTGTTGATCCTCGGCTACAAGGGCGATCCGTCGCTTACAGCACCAGCAAACATCAAAGTTCCTACTACGCACAGCGTTGCGCCCAGCAGTATCCAGACAGCCCCTTTGCGGCCGCCAGTATCCATTCCTCTACCGGCAAACCAGAAGCCCAGCCAGCCGACAACGGCCAGAAAGCCCAGCCTGACTGGTGTGATCTCGCAGCCCAGCAGTCGGTCGCTGAAGACACCACAGGAATGCATGCGGCTTCGTGGGCTGGCGTCGTCTTCACGGTCATCGGTATCTTCTTTATTTGGCGGACTCTCACCGCAAACACCGCTGCGGTTGAGCAGGCGAGAGAAGCCAACCAAATCGCCCGTGACGCCAATGAAGCGCAACTGCGTGCCTATCTGCTTGTGAAGACGATCCTCGCCGACTTTGTTTTCAACCCTAAAACTGCCGAAATTACCGGCGTTACCATCAAACTGGTGATCCGAAATGGCGGGCAAACTCCGGCTATGAATGTCGGGCATGCCATACGATTGAGCGAAACGGTTCTTGGCGACCCGCCAGAGGATATGAGCCAAGCCAAAAGCGTCCCAGTGACGTTTGATATGCAGCTTCATCGGGCAGCCGACGTTGCACCCGGGTGACGAGGTGGTTGTCATTGACCAGACGATACCGCTAAACATGTTCGATAGCTTCGAACGGCAGCATGGGCTGAGTTGCAACCTGAATTGCCACTTGCAATACAAGCCGGTCGTCAGCAAGGACGTTAAGCATCTCATTCTGAATTATTGGATTAGGCGAGACGGCAACAAACCTCGCTTGCGCGTCAGCCGGTCCGGTCCAAACGAGACAACCTAAGACCGCGGCCAACGCCGCTCGCGCCCACACGGCGCGCCGCCTAGCTCAAGGCTCCCTCCTTCGGAGGCGGCTCGACGCGATTGGTGCGTTTGCTACATAAGACCGCGGAACTGCTCGCGCGCCTCGAAGGCCATGGCCGAGCGGCAATAAGCGAGAAGCTGCGTCCAGGATGAAAGGTCCTCGCGGCCATGGACCTCGCCACGCGCCATGCGCTGCGCCGTCGCAGCGACAACCTTCAGGGCGAACGCCACAGCCGGGCCGATGCCCTTGACCTCCTGCAGCAGGTTGACGGGCGCGCCAAGCACTTCGGCCAGCGTGCCGAAGCGTGCCAGCAGCGCCTTGGCGGCCGGCTTGGTGTCGGCGCGCGGGATCAGCCGGAACAGCAAGAGCTCCAGAAGTTCATGGTCGGGCAGGGCGTCTGGACCCGCCGAGGCAAAGCGCTCACGCAAGCGGTCGCGATGGCCGAGATAACCAGGTTTTTCGGCTGGAGCCGGCTTGGCCTTCGCCGCTGGCCGGACCGGCACCTCGGAAAAGAAACTCCGCTCGTCGTCGTCGCTGGCTTTCCCCATCTGCCCCCGCATCCGGCCAATCAGTCGGGCAAAGCAGTCGCCCGGCGTGTCAAATACTAGGCCGGCAGGCCGGGACGGTCGAGGTTGTTGGGCGAGAGCGTGAAAATCTCGCAGCCGGTGTCGGTCACGCCGATCGTGTGCTCGTACTGCGCCGACAGCGAACGGTCGCGCGTCACCGCCGTCCAGCCATCCGACAGCACTTTCACATGCGGTCGGCCGAGGTTGATCATCGGCTCGATGGTGAAGATCATGCCTGGCCGCATCTCGACGCCTTCATTGGCGCTGCCATAGTGCAGGATATTCGGAGCGTCGTGGAAGAGCTGGCCGACGCCGTGGCCGCAGAAATCACGCACCACCGAGCAGCGTTCCGCCTCCGCAAAAGTCTGGATGGCGGCGCCAATGGCGCCGGTGCGGGCACCCGGCCTGACGGCCGCGATGCCGCGCATCAGGCATTCATGGGTGACCTCTAGCAGCCGCTCGGCCGCGCGCTTGATCGTGCCGACCGGATACATGCGCGAGGAATCGCCGTGCCAGCCATCGAGGATGTAGGTGACGTCGATGTTGACGATATCGCCATCCTTCAGCGGCTTGTTGTCGGGAATGCCGTGACAGACGACGTGGTTGATCGAGGTGCAGGACGATTTCGTGTAGCCGCGATAGTTGAGCGTCGCCGGCAGTGCGCCGTGATCCATGCCGAACTCGAAGACGAAACGGTCGATAGTGTCCGTGGTGACGCCGGGCGCAACCATCGGCACCAACTCGTCCAGGCAACGCGCGGTAAGGTCGCATGCCTTGCGCATGCCGGCAAAACCGTCCTCGCCATAGAGGCGGATCTGGCCGGTGTTTCGAAGAGGGGCCGTCGCGGCGTCGAGATAGGTGACCATTTTGTCCGTATGAGAGGTGGCGCGCTGCAGGAGTGCTGGCGTGAAAATCCCACCAGATTTGGCATTTGGAGGCAAAAGGTTCAAGGAGGAACTGCGTGATGCAGCCTGAGCCGCCCGGATATTCGTCTCGCTGGGGCGATCTCTTGTCGGTTTTGCATGGTTGCTTTCCTTTCCGGCCATCGTGCGCTAGGGCGGGGTATGTCTTGGAGATCGCCTCCGTTTCCCAAGCGCGTCCGATCGCTTGAAGCGCCGCTGACGGCAGCCTGCTCATGTCTGATGGGCCTGGTGCTGCTGGCGATGCTGTTCCTCGGCCGGCCCGATCTGCCCGCCTTCGCGGACCCTGCCCAGGGAGGCGTCGGCGTCGGCCTGGAGCGCTCGGGCGAGGTGGCGGCGCTGCTGCGCGTCACCAACAAGGCCCAGGCACTGGAGGTTCGCGCTGCGCGGCTGGTGCTGGCCAAGTTCGCCGGCGGCCATCCGGCCTTGCCGGTTCCGCAAGCTGTTCTCCTTCGACTCGCTCCGATGTCGCCGGCGGTGACTTTTGCCGGATCCGGCACGGTCTCCGCCCCTGGCGCGAGCACCAACCAGCCACGTGCGCCGCCGTCCACGCAGGCCTGAGCGGTCCAGGACCGCACGTTCACCTTCTAGTTCAAGCCATTCGCGTCGCAACCCGTGCGGCGGCCGAGAGCCGCGCATCGGTGGCGCGGCGCGTCATTTCCGGATGATTGCAATGCAACAACGTATCAAGACATTCAAAAGCCTGTCGCGTGCGGCCTCGGCCGCTTCATTTCTCTCGGTTCAGGCCTTCATCTGCGTCGGAACCGTCTACTGGGCGATCGCCGAGACGCTCTATCTGTCGGGAGCCGGAGCGCTCGTCCTTGGCGCCATCTTCGCCTTGCCGTCGGCCTATGTTCTGCTGACCGTGGTGCGCATGGCCTTCGAGGCGGAGACTGACCCGGCCAATCAGTAGTCGCGCTGGCTACTTGGAAAGGTCTGCCGGATTACCTCGCACCGGCAGGCTTTCCTCAACCATTTGCAGCGAAAATCACCGCTTCCGCAGTGACGACACATTTGCGTGGCACAAACGGGTCAAAGCAACTTTTGACGACGAACGGCGTTGCTTGGGCGACGCCAGTTCGGGAGATGTCTGATGGACAGATTGCAATTCGAGGTGCCGGTGCGCATTGCGCAAGGCCCCGGCTTGCCCGTCGAGGAGATTTACAGCGTCGAGCAGGCGCTGGATTTTCTCCAGGACTGGCCGGCACGCCGGCAGGGACCGGTGTATCAAAGAGCCTTCAATGCCTGCTTTGGCGCCACGGTGGACGTGGTCAAGACCGAGGATGCCTGCCGCGCGTTCATGGCGTTCTGCCGTGTCACCGGACTGATGGCCAGCGACATGATGGCGCCGCGCAAGCGTGGCAGCGAGGCGAGGGCGCTGCAGGCCTGACGACTGCTTCGCCTGTCCAATCGACCAACTCCGCCTCTCAACCAACTTTGCTTGAACGCGTGATGATCTCGTGTGCGGATCATGGCATGCGTGTCCTTCCATGACGACGCATAGACGGCGGCGTTAAGCTTCCGTTTCCACATCAGAGGCTACGCCATTGCTTGTTCGGCAATGTTTGATTCGTTGCGTCAGTCTCATGGTTCGGAAGATGTCCCCAGAAAAAGTTCGTGCATTCCCAATCGACCGTCAGCTATTCCTGGTCAGAGAAGTTGCAGCCAAGCTCGACCATCTGCATGGCGAACCCGCAGCCTCGTTCTGGAGGGCTAAAGCAGCCGAGTTGCTTGACCTCGTTGTCGGGTCAGGAAGAGACAGAGCAACAGCCAGTGAAGAAGTACGCAGGTTTTTCCTGGCCGTACAAAGAGAGCTTTCGAGTGGACTGACGGCCGAGGCGGTTCCAGTTCTTTCTGCCTGAAGCAACCGCTCGGTCGAACCAGGCTTCCAGGCAGCGCCCGGCTACTCCTTCGTCGTTCAGGGCGCCGCAGCCGCTGAAGACGCGGTCGCCGTCAACGCCGGCGTCAAGCTGAACTGGAGTTCCAACACCTCGGTGTTCGCCACTTTTGATGGCAAGTTCGCTGACAAGGTGCAGACGTATGGTGGCAATGTCGGGTTCAGGGTGAACTGGTAGGAACGCGGGAACTGATCCGCGAAGCGAGACATTGAAGAGGCGGGGTCTGTTGATGAACCAGCCCCGCCTCAACCTATTTGGGCTTATGCGCCCCGCAGACGGGCTATATCGTCAGGAGTGGCAGGGCGCACGATGATGGTACGGCCCGTTGCATCCTTCATCTCGAACTTGCCGTTCTCGACCTCCTCCTTGGTTCCATCGGGATGAGTGACCTCCACCTTGTCGCCGTCCACTTCGACCTTATCGCCGGTCGTCGGGTTGACATCGTGGCCGTCATCGTTGGCGTCATGGTTGTCGCCCGCCCCATTGTCATGACCGCTGGACCCGGAATTGCCGCCGTCATCTCCTCCGCCATCGGAGCCGGACTTGCCGCCATCTCCTCCGCCGGAGCCGGAATTGCCGCCAGAACCCGAGCTGCCGCCATGGCCCTCTCCGCCACCACCGCCGCCGCTACCTTCCCCCTTCGCGTAGGCTGCGGCAGGGCCGATCTTGGCCACGGCGTGAAGGTTTATTTGATATGGGGCTGACGTCAAAGCCAACGCTGTCGAGGCACGCAATGCAAAACGGATAAACTGGGTTGAAGTCAATTTTGGCATGATGGTCCTCCTTGCTAACTTGAAGGCAACGTGGCCAGTCGCTGGATTATTCCTGAATTGGCCAGGGAGAACCGATGAAAGCGACATATAAGACTTATGTCGCCGATATCTCGGACCAACGTCCTGCCTGACCGGGGCGATCGCCAATGGAACACCGAACCCGATGAGGCCGGCAATCGAGCGGCATCGCGCCGCTTCGATATGTCAAGGTTAAATGCGGAGAGGTTGCTTCGTTGCTAATCAAGTGGTGGCGGGGGCTGCTCGGGAGGAGCGCCCATGGATATACGGGATATCGTTGCGACGATGTCAGCCAAGGTGCTGAAGCGCCGTGCGGATGCGCTGTCCGTGTCCGTTAAACCGATCCGCGCATCCTTGCCGGACACTCCACGTGGGCCGCGACACAGGCCGGTGCATCGCCCGTCGCCTCCGGTACGTCCGGCCAGCAACATGTAGCTCCAAGGCTTTCGCGGGCGGAAGGTTGCCACACATTGCCGGGGGCGCCGCCCGGCCGCTTGAGACTTTGTTCGTCTCGCGCACCGGTCAGCCAGGGGCCGGCTGTTTGAAGCCAATTCACAAATGAACGGAACTTTTTAGCCGTTCCTTCATATATGCGTGCTTTCTAATTTAAGCTATGGCTTTCAATTGCTTCACCCTAATTCGGGTCATGGCGACCGGTATACGCCGGAGTACCAGGGCAAATGTTGCCACCATCTTCGCCCTCAGCCTGCCGATCGTTGTCGGCGCCGCCGGCTTCGGTGTGGAAACCTCCTACTGGTATTACAACAGCCTGAAACTGCAGGCGACGGCGGATGCCGCTGCCTATGCCGGCGCGCTGGAGAAAATCTCGGGTTCCGACACGCCGACGATCGTTGCGGCAGCGACCCAGTCAGCGGCGACGAACGGGCTTGGCTCGGGCACGATCGTTGTCAACACTCCGCCGGCGTCCGGAC from Mesorhizobium sp. NZP2077 encodes the following:
- the map gene encoding type I methionyl aminopeptidase, which produces MVTYLDAATAPLRNTGQIRLYGEDGFAGMRKACDLTARCLDELVPMVAPGVTTDTIDRFVFEFGMDHGALPATLNYRGYTKSSCTSINHVVCHGIPDNKPLKDGDIVNIDVTYILDGWHGDSSRMYPVGTIKRAAERLLEVTHECLMRGIAAVRPGARTGAIGAAIQTFAEAERCSVVRDFCGHGVGQLFHDAPNILHYGSANEGVEMRPGMIFTIEPMINLGRPHVKVLSDGWTAVTRDRSLSAQYEHTIGVTDTGCEIFTLSPNNLDRPGLPA
- a CDS encoding DUF6074 family protein — its product is MSPEKVRAFPIDRQLFLVREVAAKLDHLHGEPAASFWRAKAAELLDLVVGSGRDRATASEEVRRFFLAVQRELSSGLTAEAVPVLSA
- a CDS encoding site-specific integrase yields the protein MPSLTDGAIRRAIKQVEKSGKQADLADGEGRGTGRLVLVLKAMPTRVTAEWMAQQWSDGKRTKKKIGSYPSTSLAGARELFQRDFANLIQKGRSIKIATDTRPGTVGDLFEAYVENLRENGKSSWKEAEKGLNKVADTLGRNRLAREIEPDEVANVIRPIYERGARVMADHVRSYVRSAYSWGMKSEHDYRNSSPRRFRLAYNPAAGIPTEPKNVGTRWLDEDEYVRLYRWLECPDTPVHPPYPRAIRILMLTGQRVEEIARLHVDQWDAAEEIIDWSKTKNSRPHAIPVPALAAELINSLKPNKFGWFFPSANDPSVPVSHNTLYSFIWRQRERGVIPVVTNRDLRRTWKTLAGKAGVTKEIRDRIQNHALHDVSSKNYDRWNYMPEKRAGMKKWDKFITALLTKGQNRKAA
- a CDS encoding DUF982 domain-containing protein encodes the protein MDRLQFEVPVRIAQGPGLPVEEIYSVEQALDFLQDWPARRQGPVYQRAFNACFGATVDVVKTEDACRAFMAFCRVTGLMASDMMAPRKRGSEARALQA
- a CDS encoding cytochrome C oxidase subunit IV family protein; protein product: MSDIRKLTIAYSGLLALLGLTVGSSFLDLGGLNSALNLVIAAGKAAIIAVLFMQLTGEGILPRLAVAATGLWLAVLFGLTLIGR